The Saccharothrix violaceirubra genome segment GGCACAGCAGCAACTGGCCGCCGCGTTCCAGATCCGCTCGATCCCGACGCTGATGATCGTGCGCGACGGCGTCGTGCTCTACGCGCAGCCGGGCGCCCTGCCCGAGACCGCGCTGGAGGACCTGATCGAGCAGGCCCGCCAGGTGGACATGGAGAAGATCCGCAAGGAAGTGGCCGAGGCAGAGCGGCAGGGCTGACCGGGGACGGGGGCCGGGCACCGGGTCA includes the following:
- the trxA gene encoding thioredoxin; its protein translation is MATVELTAENFDEVIGGSDLVLVDFWASWCGPCRQFAPVFEKSAQKHDDIVFGKVDTEAQQQLAAAFQIRSIPTLMIVRDGVVLYAQPGALPETALEDLIEQARQVDMEKIRKEVAEAERQG